TTCTGCCATCATACGCTGGACCTTTTGATGAAAAGGGCATAATTATTTCATTTTGATCAATGCAGCCTATTGTAATGCTGTTTTTGGACTGCTTGAAATTACCTGTAAGTGATTTATAACCTTCGACTCCTAAATTTCCAGAAGAAAAGCAATGTGTCAAATTAGGATTTAAGTGCAATTGTTCATCGTACGCATTAGCTAGCGAACCGTAAAAATTTTCAATTACTGTTCCGTAAGAGTGATTTTGAGTGACAGCACCTTCTAAAGTGGTTATTTCATCAGGATAGATATTCAAAAAATCAGATGATTGCAATTTTGCTCTTGGGGCGACTCCTTTCCCTAAGGCAGAACTATTTCCTAATCCAGAAGCAATTGTAGCCATATCTGTTGCGTGACTTGATACAATAGAAGATTGTGTTGACGAAGAAACGTGCTTATTTACGAGATCAATATCATTTACATTAAAAAGATCATCTTTGATCGAAATTATTTGATTGTCGCCTGTTAAAAGAGGAAAATTAGCATTTGCTTTGTTGATATAGTTGATGGTAAAATTTTGGTCTATTATTTTGGATTCTGCTTTTGGAAGCAATGATTCTAGTGAAATCGAAGAAACACTATTCAAAACTATTACTTTATCTGTAATTTTTTGAGAATCACTTTTTAAGAGTACAAGATTATTATCCAGTATTTTAATATCAGAAATGTTTACTGATTTTAGATCTGCAATTAAAGTCGTAATGCTATCAGAAGCAATTACATATGTGTTTTCTTTTTTGCTATTGGAGAAATTTGAGGGTAATTTCCATAGATTATTTACTTCAAGTAGTTCTGTACTAATGCGTTTCGATTTAAGATTTTCATTTTCAACAATGCAAAAAACAGTATCAAGTTTTTTTATAATCTTGTATTTGTTGTCGTATGCAATTTTTAAAGTGGTTAAATAGTATTTTTCAGATTTTGTTTCACTTTCCTTTTTTAGATACTGTTGCCATTTCTCAGAATTTTGTGAAAAACAGATTGTGCATATCATAAAAAAAAGAAATATAATTCGTGTTTTCATTTATCTGTTTTTACTATTTATAATTTGTGGCTAAATCAAATTTATTAAATTATTTGTAAAAAAAATATGATTTTTCATTTGGCATAGAAGTTGAGTTTTTTTATTGTTCAATTTTAAAGGAAATTTAAAATTTTAAGGTAAATTTTAGAAGTCATTAGACGAAAATCACCTTTTAAATGAAATTTTAACATATAATACAGTTTTTTACGTGAGTTCTTGATTCTAGAGGCTTCATAAGAATTATCGCATAATTATTTAAAAATATTAACACGATTAAATTTAATAAAATGTGTTAAAAATGTTAAATTATTTATTTTGTAAGTATTTTAATATCAAAAATAATATAAATTTGATGTTAAATATTACTAAATATTTTGTAAAGACCCCTATTTATCAAATTACATTTTTAACAATCAAAAAAATTATTATGGAAAAATTTAAATCAATTTTAGCGTTCGTATTTACAGCGCTAGTACTAATGTCATGCAATAAAGAAGATGAGGCAGTTCAGTCAAATGATGCGTCTCTAAAAGTAACACAAGATGTGTTAGATAAAATAAGTTCACTATCACTAAACAACAAAGATGTGCAGGTGATCAAAAATACAAATCTGGATGGTACTACAGAAGATGCATTCTTGATTGAAGGGTGCATTGTTATGACAAAAGATCAATTAAATAAAATGGATCTTCATGGAGGTATTACAACAGAACAATACCGGACCACGAATTTAGTTTCTGCTCCAAGAACGATTAAAGTTGTTGGATTAACAGGAACTGGTACATCAGCATTGAGTACCAATATGCGTGCAGGACTTCAGGCTGCTATTAATAGATACAATAATTTAGGATTGTCTATTAATTTTACGTTGACTTTTAGCTCAAGCACTTCTGGTGCTAATATTGTTGTAAGAAGACAAACCGGTTCTGCCGGTGGAGTAGCCGGATTCCCTTCTGGTGGAGCGCCTTACAATTCAGTTACTTTATATTCTGGTTTAGATACTTATTCAACTGGTGTAAATGCACACGTTGCGGCTCACGAAATTGGTCACTGTATTGGTTTACGTCATACAGACTGGTTCAGCCGTCAAAGCTGTGGACAAAATTCAAATGAAGGAACAGCTGGTGTTGGCGCTGTTCATATTCCAGGTACGCCTACAGGGTATGATTCAACATCTTATATGAGAGCGTGCTTTGGCTCAAATGAGACAGGAGCTTTCAATTCTAACGATGTTACTGCTCTGAATTATTTATATTAAAAAAAACTGAATTGGAGTGCTCTTTACAAAATATAAAAGTGGCTGCTTCATAATTGTGAAGCAGCCTCCTTTTATTGAACATTTGCATTCTTTTTGGTTTCAAGTTGTATTTTAAATTTCCCCCAATATGGATTTTCTGCCATTTGAGAATGCCCAATTACCAAAATGTAAGTGCCTTTCTGCTTAACGTCTATTTTTAATTCCGATCCAAAAGGTCCATCTGAAGTTTTATCAGGAAAAATGATTTGATTAAAACGGATGTTGGCTTTTTCAGTTTCAGGAATAATTTTTCCGTTTAATTCACCATCATATTCATTCTTGAATTTAACATATAGTCTTGGATGGATGGAATCTAATGATGCTTCGGCTTCAAATACCTCTTTATCATTCTTAGAATTCATAAAAATAGTATCACCGTTTTGTGTATTTTCTTCTTTAACTTCCTTTACAACGTTGGGTTCAGTTGTTTTGACAGGAATGCTGGTTTTCTCTTTTTGCTGACATGAAAAAAGAAAAAGTGATGTCAATAATATTACAAGCTTTTTCATAATTAATACTTTTTGTCTAATCCAAATTTACTTTCTATATTCTCTTTTTTGTTATATAATCATTTCAAAAAGTTATCAGTTTATTATTTTAAGAAACAGCTGATAAGGCTAGAAAAATGAAGTAAGGAGATCTTAAGTAATTTAAAAATGAAATTTCTAGTCGCGATTGGCGCTGTTCGCTTGTCTGATTACTTTTGGATCTGTTAGATTAAAACGATACACAAAACTTAAACGATATCTTGCTGCATTTGGAATGCTGTTTTCTTTAATAACATAATCATCTCCGGTGGTAATGCTTTTATTCTGACGAAGATTAAAAGCATTTGTAACGTCAAAAACAATAGTTGCTTTGTCTTTCAGCAATAATTTACTTAATCCAAAATCAATCGATTGTAAAGCTTGGTTTGTAGTTTGTGCATTACGTTTTGCACTGCGGAAGTTATAACGCCCCTGAAAACTAAATTTAGAAGGCAGTTTGATTTGCGAGCTTAAACGTCCTGTAAAATTTTCACTGCTGTAATCGAGGTTTTCTCCCATATAATTTCCTTTTTGTTTGAAATGATAGTAATTTATTTCAGCATTAATCTGAAGCCATTTATACGGATTGTATAACGTCGATAATTCAACACCGCTTCGTATTTCGTAATCAATATTGATAGGTGTTGTTAAGAAGATATCATCTTGACGATACGTAAAATCTTGAATATAACCTTTTTCATATTGATAGTAAACCGAAGGATTCAAAGTAAATGTTTGCCAAGTTTTAAGAAACGCCATTTCAAACGCATCTGTATAAGAAGGATTCAGATCTGGATTTCCAATGTATTGTGCATTTAAATCCGTGATTTCATTAAAGGGATATAAAGCATATAATGAAGGACGTCTTATACGTTTGCTGTAATTTAACTGCAAAGTCGAAGCATCAAACTTATAGCTCAAATTAACTGTTGGAAATAGCTTATTATAATTTTTCTCATCATTATAGGTGTTTTTGAGATCTTTAATGGATATATCAGTAAACTCCGTTCTTAAACCCAGCATATAATTAAATGCGTTGATTTTGTCGCTGAATTGTGCATAAGCTCCTGTTATGGTTTCATTGTAATTTAAGTCATTATCAATATTCTGGTAAATAATCCAGTCATTATTTTGTTGTTCTTCGGCTAAATAATCGCTGGAAACTTTTCGGATTTCAGTCTTAATTCCAAATTCTAAAATAGCAGTGCTGTCAATTGGCTGAATGAAATCACTCTTGGCAAGAAAATCTTTGCTGTTTCCTGTTGATCTGGTTCGTATGCTTGGATAAATGAAGGCCTCTGGGAGCAAACGTTGTGTAGAAAGATTCCATTTTTTATCGCTGTTCCACCAATCATATTGAACATCAATAGTCCATTTTTTTGCTTTATGTATAAACGTTCGGGTATAATTAAATTCAAACTGGCTGTAATCGCGTTTTTCTAATGATTTTCCGTGTCGTGTCAAAAGACTATCTGGTTCAGTATTGTTTGGATTGCTTCTGTAATTGTAAAACAAATCAGTTTTATCATTATCATGTGTAGCATTCTTTAAAAAAGCTGCCGTAATAGTTTGATGTTCATTAATAAAATAATCAGCTCCAAAATAAAGTAATTTGCCATCATCGTGACGATCTTCATTTTGTTTGCGATCCATATAATTTGGAGAACTATTGGTGTTGGTTGACTGATTGGTGGTATACATACCTTCATAATCACTGGAACGAATGCTGAAATTAGAAAAAATATTGATTTTGTTTGATTTGTAGTTAATACTCGGATTCAGCCGGCTATCGTTTGGCGAACCTGCCACTAATCGAACCTGACCGCTAAAACCGCTTTTTTTGTTTTTTTTCAATATAATATTAATGATACCGGCAGAACCTGCAGCATCATATCTCGATGAAGGATTGGTAATCACTTCTATTCGTTCAATTTGGTCAGCGGCAATCTGATCGAGTGCATTGTTTTGGGTAAGACCAGATTGTCTTCCGTTAATTAATACCAAAACATTGCTATTACCTCTTAGACTTATGGCTCCAGCTGGACTTACAGCAACAGAAGGAACTCCGTTTAGGACATCGTGTGCAGAACCATTTTGCGAAAGC
This is a stretch of genomic DNA from Flavobacterium endoglycinae. It encodes these proteins:
- a CDS encoding M57 family metalloprotease; amino-acid sequence: MEKFKSILAFVFTALVLMSCNKEDEAVQSNDASLKVTQDVLDKISSLSLNNKDVQVIKNTNLDGTTEDAFLIEGCIVMTKDQLNKMDLHGGITTEQYRTTNLVSAPRTIKVVGLTGTGTSALSTNMRAGLQAAINRYNNLGLSINFTLTFSSSTSGANIVVRRQTGSAGGVAGFPSGGAPYNSVTLYSGLDTYSTGVNAHVAAHEIGHCIGLRHTDWFSRQSCGQNSNEGTAGVGAVHIPGTPTGYDSTSYMRACFGSNETGAFNSNDVTALNYLY
- a CDS encoding outer membrane beta-barrel family protein; the encoded protein is MKQSIISFLILCIPLWGIGQQTSISGKVQDHATQEALAYVTITVQDNTSKTITAGVTDDHGVFNLEGILTHPATISFSYTGYQNYAQPLEIIAGKSKIELGTINLITDAVQLKTVEVNGQKSNISLKLDKKVFEVGKDVLSQNGSAHDVLNGVPSVAVSPAGAISLRGNSNVLVLINGRQSGLTQNNALDQIAADQIERIEVITNPSSRYDAAGSAGIINIILKKNKKSGFSGQVRLVAGSPNDSRLNPSINYKSNKINIFSNFSIRSSDYEGMYTTNQSTNTNSSPNYMDRKQNEDRHDDGKLLYFGADYFINEHQTITAAFLKNATHDNDKTDLFYNYRSNPNNTEPDSLLTRHGKSLEKRDYSQFEFNYTRTFIHKAKKWTIDVQYDWWNSDKKWNLSTQRLLPEAFIYPSIRTRSTGNSKDFLAKSDFIQPIDSTAILEFGIKTEIRKVSSDYLAEEQQNNDWIIYQNIDNDLNYNETITGAYAQFSDKINAFNYMLGLRTEFTDISIKDLKNTYNDEKNYNKLFPTVNLSYKFDASTLQLNYSKRIRRPSLYALYPFNEITDLNAQYIGNPDLNPSYTDAFEMAFLKTWQTFTLNPSVYYQYEKGYIQDFTYRQDDIFLTTPINIDYEIRSGVELSTLYNPYKWLQINAEINYYHFKQKGNYMGENLDYSSENFTGRLSSQIKLPSKFSFQGRYNFRSAKRNAQTTNQALQSIDFGLSKLLLKDKATIVFDVTNAFNLRQNKSITTGDDYVIKENSIPNAARYRLSFVYRFNLTDPKVIRQANSANRD